A single Crateriforma conspicua DNA region contains:
- a CDS encoding DNA modification methylase, with protein sequence MQVEMWSLDRIKPYEKNPRINDDAVAPVVQSINEFGFRQPIVVDPDGVIIVGHTRWKAAKQLNLAEVPVHVATDLEPEAVKAYRIADNRTGENAEWDYDLLPLEIGELQHVGFDCELLGFNSDELAKLLDPGVEPGLTDPDDVPEPPDDPVTQPGDLWILGDHRLLCGDSTSVEDLDRLLNGAKIQLCNTDPPYNVKVEPRSKNAIAAGNSSFEAGKGKSKDGPKKMRAKDRPLANDFVSDEEFNRLLEAWFGNIARVLEPGRSFYIWGGFSNIANYPPVLAKAGLYFSQAIIWDKMHPVMTRKDFMGAHEWAFYGWKEGAGHKFFGPNNATDLWHVKKIPPQQLEHLTGKPAELAVMAMQYSSRRGDNVLDLFGGSGSTLIAAEQTGRKAFLMELDPPYCDVIVDRYQRFTGKAAVLERTGESPIRVGAREENMR encoded by the coding sequence ATGCAGGTCGAAATGTGGTCGCTTGATCGGATCAAGCCTTACGAAAAGAATCCGCGAATCAACGACGACGCGGTTGCCCCCGTCGTCCAGTCTATCAACGAGTTCGGCTTCCGGCAGCCGATCGTGGTTGATCCCGATGGCGTTATCATCGTCGGCCATACACGTTGGAAAGCCGCGAAGCAGTTGAACCTCGCCGAGGTTCCGGTCCATGTTGCAACGGACCTTGAGCCGGAGGCGGTGAAGGCCTATCGCATCGCCGATAATAGGACCGGTGAGAACGCCGAGTGGGATTACGATCTGTTGCCGCTCGAAATTGGCGAGCTACAGCACGTCGGATTCGATTGCGAATTGCTCGGCTTCAACAGCGACGAGCTGGCCAAGCTCCTCGATCCAGGTGTTGAACCGGGACTGACCGATCCCGACGATGTCCCGGAGCCACCTGACGATCCGGTCACCCAGCCCGGCGACCTTTGGATCCTCGGCGACCACCGATTGCTATGTGGCGACTCGACCAGCGTGGAAGATCTCGATCGGCTATTGAACGGTGCGAAGATTCAACTGTGCAATACGGATCCGCCATACAACGTGAAGGTTGAACCCCGTAGCAAGAACGCGATCGCCGCCGGCAACAGCTCCTTTGAGGCCGGCAAAGGGAAATCGAAAGACGGTCCGAAGAAGATGCGAGCCAAAGATCGGCCGCTCGCGAACGATTTTGTTTCGGACGAGGAATTCAATCGCTTGCTCGAAGCCTGGTTCGGCAACATTGCTCGCGTTCTCGAACCCGGCCGAAGCTTCTACATCTGGGGAGGCTTCTCCAACATCGCAAACTACCCGCCCGTGCTGGCAAAAGCCGGGTTGTATTTCTCGCAGGCCATCATTTGGGACAAGATGCATCCCGTGATGACTCGCAAGGATTTCATGGGCGCGCACGAATGGGCGTTCTATGGCTGGAAAGAAGGGGCCGGCCACAAATTCTTCGGACCGAACAATGCGACGGACCTGTGGCACGTCAAGAAGATTCCGCCGCAGCAGTTGGAGCACCTCACCGGCAAACCGGCCGAACTCGCGGTGATGGCGATGCAGTATTCATCGCGACGCGGCGACAACGTCCTCGATCTCTTTGGCGGCAGCGGTTCGACGTTGATCGCCGCCGAGCAGACCGGACGCAAGGCTTTCTTGATGGAACTCGATCCGCCGTACTGCGACGTGATCGTCGAT
- a CDS encoding AAA family ATPase: MSEPANPTVYVIAGPNGAGKTTFASRYLPQFAGCQEFVNADLIAAGLSPFNPESQSAAAGRLMLDRINELTSAQATFGFETTLAGRAHAKRLRAMKSFGYRVSLFFIWLPSVDQAIARVATRVREGGHNIPEPTIRRRYDLGIKNFASLYMPVLDEWFVYNGSCRPAGIIVGQQDGNRRVYDDVGFAELKQFSPELLP; this comes from the coding sequence TTGAGCGAGCCCGCCAATCCAACCGTTTACGTCATCGCCGGTCCCAATGGTGCCGGCAAGACAACGTTCGCCAGTCGGTATCTACCGCAGTTTGCTGGTTGCCAGGAATTCGTGAACGCTGATTTGATTGCTGCCGGTCTGTCACCATTCAATCCAGAATCCCAATCGGCTGCTGCGGGCCGCTTAATGCTTGATCGGATCAACGAGTTGACATCAGCCCAAGCCACATTCGGATTTGAGACGACACTTGCTGGCCGCGCTCATGCGAAAAGGTTGCGAGCGATGAAAAGCTTTGGTTACCGAGTGTCTTTGTTTTTCATTTGGCTTCCGTCCGTCGACCAAGCCATTGCACGTGTTGCGACTCGCGTCAGAGAGGGTGGTCACAATATCCCCGAACCAACGATCCGGCGTCGCTACGATCTTGGAATCAAAAACTTTGCGTCGTTGTATATGCCAGTCCTCGACGAGTGGTTTGTCTACAATGGATCCTGCCGACCAGCTGGAATTATTGTAGGCCAGCAGGATGGCAACCGACGGGTCTATGACGATGTCGGTTTTGCTGAACTCAAACAGTTTTCCCCGGAATTATTGCCATGA
- a CDS encoding bifunctional DNA primase/polymerase, which produces MTSVRDQVAIYRQRGWYCVPLRPQSKSPTRRDWTNLRLTPEVFPENSNIGIILGEPSGWLVDVDLDCPEAIELADQYLPPTAAITGRPSSPRSHRWYIAVGASTEKHTDASGAMIVELRATGAQTVVGPSIHPSGEEYDRLDAEPATVPAPMLAACVKALADAVIVRRGGPISAMPPMSPPVSPTDATDVETRAIAYLAAMPPAVSGSGGHSQTYAAATALVHGFGIDPDRAMAILTAEYNPRCNPPWSEKELLHKVNQAATKPHDRPFGWLRDESLTEPSVDPVDLSAFMTKPTVVASRDEKTESKLATALDPGHLPERLFEVPGFVRRVMDFTLANAPYPNVGLAFCGAMALQSFLAGRKVATTGDLRTNIYLLALAGSGTGKEFPRKVNSQVLFQIGESKSIGDKFASGEGIQDALARSGKMLFQNDEMDGVLRQINLDRDNSRESIPNILLTLYTSAGDVYPLRVKANQKDAIHVDQPHLTLFGTATPQHFYESLSKRMLTNGFFARLNIIDVGKRGKGQTPGSARNLPDAILDIAKWWADFEPGGGNFMSVHPKPSCIPFMDDAETAITELRELTEAEYDKADDAGDEVARTAWSRTCEHAKKLALIYACSENHVEPKITLAAVRWASEFALHQARRQLYLASVHVAENPFHAECLRLKKRLSDRPDRTMARREIMRSMTLKAHDFDQVILTLMQQEEIEPVTIQTKTKPAQGYRLIEPTEMRQ; this is translated from the coding sequence GTGACGAGCGTTCGGGATCAGGTCGCAATCTATCGCCAGCGAGGCTGGTACTGCGTGCCGCTGCGCCCGCAGTCCAAATCGCCAACGCGGCGTGACTGGACCAACCTGCGATTGACCCCCGAAGTCTTTCCCGAGAATTCGAACATCGGCATCATCCTCGGCGAACCCTCGGGCTGGCTTGTCGACGTCGACCTGGATTGCCCTGAAGCGATCGAACTTGCCGATCAGTACCTGCCGCCAACCGCAGCGATCACCGGCCGGCCATCTTCACCGAGATCACACCGTTGGTACATCGCCGTGGGAGCGAGCACCGAGAAGCACACCGACGCCAGCGGGGCGATGATCGTCGAGCTAAGGGCAACCGGCGCGCAGACGGTGGTTGGTCCCAGCATCCATCCCAGCGGTGAAGAATATGACCGGCTCGATGCCGAACCCGCGACCGTCCCCGCTCCGATGCTGGCTGCCTGCGTGAAAGCTCTCGCCGATGCCGTCATCGTGCGACGCGGGGGACCAATCTCGGCGATGCCGCCAATGTCGCCGCCAGTCTCGCCGACTGACGCGACCGACGTCGAAACTCGGGCTATCGCCTACCTCGCCGCGATGCCGCCGGCAGTCTCCGGCAGCGGCGGTCACTCGCAAACCTACGCCGCGGCGACGGCACTCGTCCACGGCTTCGGGATCGACCCAGATCGCGCGATGGCAATCCTCACGGCCGAATACAACCCTCGATGCAATCCGCCCTGGTCCGAGAAAGAACTCCTGCACAAAGTCAATCAAGCGGCAACCAAACCGCATGATCGACCATTCGGCTGGCTGCGGGATGAATCGTTGACGGAACCGTCGGTTGATCCAGTCGATCTCAGTGCATTCATGACGAAGCCAACGGTGGTTGCGTCACGTGATGAGAAAACTGAATCGAAACTTGCTACGGCACTCGATCCAGGACATCTTCCCGAGCGACTGTTCGAAGTGCCTGGATTCGTTCGTCGCGTCATGGATTTCACGCTTGCCAACGCACCCTACCCGAACGTTGGCCTCGCGTTCTGCGGGGCGATGGCGTTGCAGTCATTCTTAGCCGGTCGAAAGGTTGCCACGACCGGCGACCTGCGTACCAATATCTATCTGCTCGCCCTCGCCGGCAGTGGGACAGGAAAGGAGTTCCCTCGTAAGGTTAACTCCCAAGTTCTGTTTCAGATCGGCGAATCCAAATCGATCGGCGACAAGTTCGCTTCCGGCGAAGGCATCCAGGACGCTTTGGCGCGGTCTGGAAAGATGCTGTTCCAGAACGATGAGATGGACGGAGTGCTGCGTCAAATCAATCTGGATCGCGACAACAGTCGTGAATCTATCCCCAACATTCTGCTCACGCTTTACACATCAGCTGGGGACGTGTATCCGCTACGCGTGAAGGCAAACCAAAAGGACGCCATCCATGTCGATCAGCCACACCTGACATTATTCGGCACCGCGACGCCACAGCACTTCTACGAGTCGCTCTCGAAGCGGATGCTGACCAACGGTTTCTTTGCTCGACTGAACATCATCGATGTCGGAAAACGCGGCAAGGGTCAGACACCTGGATCCGCTCGGAACCTACCCGATGCTATTCTTGACATTGCGAAATGGTGGGCCGACTTCGAGCCCGGCGGTGGCAACTTCATGAGTGTGCATCCGAAACCGAGCTGCATACCGTTCATGGACGATGCCGAAACTGCCATTACGGAGCTAAGGGAGCTAACCGAAGCCGAGTACGACAAAGCCGACGACGCTGGTGACGAGGTCGCCAGGACAGCGTGGAGCCGTACCTGCGAGCACGCCAAGAAGCTGGCGTTGATCTACGCCTGCAGCGAGAACCACGTCGAACCAAAGATCACGCTTGCTGCCGTCCGTTGGGCCAGCGAGTTCGCGCTGCATCAAGCCCGCCGGCAGCTCTACCTCGCATCGGTCCACGTTGCCGAGAACCCATTCCACGCAGAATGCCTGCGGCTTAAGAAACGGCTTTCCGATCGTCCCGACCGTACGATGGCGCGTCGCGAAATCATGCGATCGATGACGCTCAAGGCACACGATTTTGACCAAGTCATCTTGACGCTCATGCAGCAAGAAGAAATCGAACCGGTCACCATCCAGACCAAGACAAAACCAGCCCAGGGATACCGTCTGATCGAGCCAACGGAAATGCGTCAGTAA
- a CDS encoding DEAD/DEAH box helicase, with the protein MKLRGYQQAAVDAVYDHLRNRNDNPVAVLPTGAGKSLVLAKIASDAVSRWSGRVLILAHVKELLEQNADKVRRLCPEIKVGLYSAGLKKRDTKTPILVAGIQSIYKRACDLDPFDLIVVDEAHLISKKGDGMYRQFLADCKVINPHVRVIGLTATPFRLDSGMICSPDHFLNHVCYEIGIKELIRDGFLCPLISKAGVNRADFSGVHIRAGEFVSDEVDRLAGDQALVSAACAEIVELSSDRRAILNFATSVAHGQQVVETLRTNHGIECGFVTGQTPAAERDEVLARFRGDECDSLFGREPLRYLCNVNVLTTGFDAPRVDCVVMLRPTMSPGLLYQCVGRGFRLHPNKQNCLVLDFGGNIERHGPIDQIKPKEKQSRTGQLPPAKECEKCHTLVACGYANCPECGHPFPPPDRESHEAQASEAGVLSGEVSDTEYDVHDVVYRIHRKRDAEDDAPRCLRVDYMIGLDHWQSEFICIEHSGFARRKAETWWRERCLDPCPENADEALELADARLLATTEAITVRSITGERYDRIIKYRLSEIPNSALEEAPF; encoded by the coding sequence ATGAAGCTGCGCGGCTACCAACAAGCCGCGGTGGATGCGGTCTACGATCACTTGCGCAATCGAAACGACAATCCTGTCGCGGTACTGCCGACCGGCGCTGGCAAATCGCTGGTCCTAGCGAAGATCGCTTCCGATGCGGTGTCGAGATGGAGTGGTCGTGTTTTAATTCTCGCCCACGTTAAAGAACTACTCGAGCAGAACGCCGACAAGGTCCGCCGCCTGTGCCCCGAGATCAAGGTTGGTCTGTATTCGGCTGGCCTGAAAAAGCGAGACACCAAGACGCCGATCCTCGTTGCCGGCATTCAGAGCATCTACAAACGTGCCTGCGACCTAGATCCGTTTGACCTGATCGTTGTCGACGAAGCCCATCTGATCAGCAAGAAGGGCGATGGCATGTATCGGCAGTTTCTCGCGGATTGCAAAGTCATCAATCCGCATGTTCGCGTGATCGGCTTGACGGCCACTCCGTTTCGCCTCGACTCGGGCATGATCTGTTCGCCGGACCATTTTCTCAATCATGTCTGCTACGAGATTGGCATCAAAGAGCTGATCCGCGACGGATTTCTTTGTCCGTTGATCTCAAAGGCCGGTGTCAATCGTGCTGACTTCTCTGGGGTACATATCCGGGCCGGCGAGTTCGTGTCAGACGAGGTCGATCGGCTTGCCGGTGACCAAGCTCTCGTCTCGGCTGCGTGCGCCGAAATCGTGGAGCTTTCGTCCGATCGTCGAGCGATTCTGAACTTCGCCACCAGCGTGGCACACGGTCAGCAAGTCGTCGAAACGCTACGGACTAATCACGGGATCGAATGTGGATTCGTCACAGGGCAAACGCCGGCGGCGGAACGCGATGAAGTGCTAGCCCGCTTCCGAGGTGATGAATGCGATTCTCTATTCGGCCGGGAGCCGTTGCGATATCTCTGCAACGTCAACGTGCTGACCACGGGCTTCGACGCACCTCGTGTGGATTGCGTGGTAATGCTGCGTCCAACCATGTCACCCGGTCTGCTCTATCAATGCGTGGGCCGCGGCTTTCGACTGCACCCCAACAAACAGAATTGCCTGGTGTTGGACTTCGGTGGCAATATTGAACGCCACGGGCCGATCGACCAAATCAAGCCGAAGGAAAAGCAATCGCGAACAGGCCAGTTGCCGCCGGCGAAAGAGTGCGAGAAGTGTCACACACTGGTCGCATGTGGATACGCGAACTGTCCTGAATGCGGTCATCCCTTCCCACCGCCTGATCGCGAATCGCACGAAGCACAAGCAAGCGAGGCCGGCGTGCTTTCGGGTGAAGTCAGCGACACAGAATACGACGTCCATGACGTTGTTTATCGTATTCATCGAAAACGTGACGCTGAGGACGATGCACCTCGCTGCCTGCGCGTCGACTACATGATCGGTCTCGATCACTGGCAAAGTGAGTTTATCTGCATCGAGCATTCTGGCTTCGCGAGACGGAAAGCCGAAACCTGGTGGCGCGAGCGATGCCTCGATCCCTGTCCCGAGAATGCCGACGAGGCTCTTGAACTGGCCGACGCCAGACTTCTTGCTACCACTGAAGCCATCACCGTTCGCTCGATCACTGGCGAGCGTTACGATCGCATCATCAAGTATCGCTTGTCCGAGATACCGAACTCCGCTCTTGAAGAGGCGCCTTTTTAG
- a CDS encoding RusA family crossover junction endodeoxyribonuclease, whose product MHQLTLPYPPSVNTYWRHVGPRVLISKHGRQFRTEVCNQLRAKRIKPIEGDLIVDITINPPDRRRRDVDNVLKALLDSLQFAGAFEDDSQIVRLTIEKHEPLPKAGKATVRIQALPADMELIDARTCLRCGYVFDSEGPHNRICNVCTMINRGLPECTPVVRGLKRHNGKVIR is encoded by the coding sequence ATGCACCAACTGACTTTACCTTATCCGCCTTCGGTCAATACCTATTGGCGACATGTCGGCCCGCGAGTCCTGATCAGCAAGCACGGACGGCAGTTCCGCACCGAGGTCTGCAATCAACTGCGTGCCAAACGCATTAAGCCGATCGAGGGCGATTTGATCGTCGACATCACGATCAACCCGCCAGACCGTCGGCGACGTGATGTTGATAACGTCTTGAAAGCACTGCTCGATTCGCTGCAGTTCGCCGGTGCGTTCGAGGACGACAGCCAAATCGTACGGCTGACAATCGAAAAGCACGAACCGTTGCCGAAAGCCGGCAAAGCGACCGTTCGCATCCAAGCATTGCCGGCCGACATGGAGTTGATCGACGCGCGGACGTGTCTGCGTTGCGGATATGTTTTCGATTCAGAAGGTCCCCATAACCGCATCTGCAATGTCTGCACGATGATCAACCGTGGACTTCCGGAATGCACGCCCGTCGTCCGCGGACTCAAGCGTCACAACGGCAAGGTGATCCGATGA
- a CDS encoding DUF669 domain-containing protein codes for MANLQGFDANTVEPADDLEPIPAGKYVAVVTDSEVKPTKSGTGSYLQLTFQIIEGEYANRLLWVRLNLDNPNGTAVEIARRELSSICRAVGVLTPTDSADLHNLPCFIHVRVKRRSDTGELQNEVKGYSRRDASAQPVAASQVASSTPDATGADAPPWKR; via the coding sequence ATGGCAAACCTCCAAGGCTTTGATGCCAATACCGTCGAACCAGCCGATGATCTCGAACCGATTCCCGCCGGCAAGTACGTCGCCGTCGTTACCGATAGCGAAGTGAAGCCGACTAAATCGGGGACGGGATCGTATCTTCAGCTCACCTTCCAAATCATCGAAGGCGAATATGCCAATCGACTGCTGTGGGTGCGACTCAATCTCGACAACCCCAATGGAACGGCCGTCGAGATTGCTCGGCGAGAACTGTCTTCGATCTGTCGAGCCGTTGGCGTGCTGACTCCGACCGATTCCGCCGACCTGCACAACCTGCCTTGTTTCATTCACGTTCGTGTCAAACGCCGATCGGATACCGGTGAGTTGCAGAACGAAGTGAAGGGGTATTCGCGGCGCGACGCCTCTGCTCAGCCGGTTGCGGCGAGCCAAGTCGCCTCTTCAACGCCGGATGCTACCGGTGCCGATGCCCCGCCTTGGAAACGATAG
- a CDS encoding ATP-binding protein yields MTSLLETIQSGRQAKPPRVLLYGVEGIGKSTFGSQAPKPIFIQTEDGLDEIDCDRFPLATKFDDVIAALKSLVNEKHEYETVVIDSLDWLERLVWDKLCQQYGVESIEKVDGGYARGYTHALTLWREVLDLLNVLRSRGMVIVLIAHSKVERFEDPESSPYDRYSPRLHKHAAALVKEWCDAVLFATRKMRTQTEEAGFNRKRTVAHAIGKDGGERVMRAYGSPSCVAKNRYGISEELSLSWPAFMSAMTAN; encoded by the coding sequence GTGACCAGCTTACTCGAAACCATCCAATCCGGCCGGCAAGCCAAACCGCCTCGTGTTTTGCTCTATGGCGTCGAAGGGATCGGCAAATCCACCTTCGGCAGCCAAGCTCCTAAGCCGATCTTCATTCAAACCGAAGACGGGCTCGATGAGATCGACTGCGATCGATTCCCTTTGGCCACCAAGTTCGACGATGTGATCGCAGCGTTGAAATCGCTCGTCAATGAAAAGCATGAATACGAAACCGTGGTGATCGATTCGCTTGATTGGCTCGAACGTCTCGTCTGGGACAAGCTCTGCCAGCAGTATGGTGTTGAATCAATCGAGAAGGTCGATGGCGGATACGCACGAGGCTACACCCACGCGCTGACGCTTTGGCGTGAAGTTCTCGACTTACTGAACGTGCTTCGTTCTCGCGGGATGGTGATCGTGCTGATCGCCCACTCCAAGGTCGAACGTTTCGAGGATCCGGAAAGTTCTCCCTACGACCGGTATTCACCGCGACTCCACAAACACGCCGCGGCCCTCGTCAAGGAATGGTGCGACGCCGTCTTGTTTGCGACACGCAAGATGCGAACTCAAACGGAAGAAGCCGGTTTCAATCGCAAACGCACGGTGGCTCACGCGATCGGCAAGGACGGTGGCGAACGAGTGATGCGTGCTTACGGTTCGCCGAGCTGCGTCGCCAAAAACCGCTACGGCATCTCCGAGGAACTCTCCCTTTCCTGGCCCGCGTTCATGTCTGCCATGACCGCCAATTGA
- a CDS encoding sigma-70 family RNA polymerase sigma factor, translating to MTQSISNFNPLEDTFTRRLVQRKANQLIGKYGYTEIDRDDLQQDMYLRVLQSLRSYDRNEGHQNKFITAVVERYVANIVRDRCAEKRCDADTVLLSTPLSEADGESIRVTHTLSGSSNDRHTGRSRRSDTEISQLRLDVQAVIDELPADWQHIVELRKTFSITEIAEQIGVARTTISARFQKIRERFAEAGLADYFQATSSART from the coding sequence GTGACTCAATCCATTTCTAACTTCAATCCGCTCGAAGACACTTTCACCCGAAGGTTGGTCCAACGCAAAGCCAATCAATTGATCGGCAAGTATGGCTACACCGAGATCGACCGCGACGATCTTCAGCAGGACATGTACCTGAGAGTGCTTCAGAGCCTGCGGTCATACGATCGCAATGAAGGTCACCAAAACAAGTTCATTACCGCGGTGGTCGAGCGATACGTGGCGAACATCGTTCGCGATCGCTGTGCCGAGAAACGATGCGATGCGGACACGGTGTTACTGAGCACGCCGTTGTCCGAAGCTGACGGCGAGTCGATTCGCGTCACTCACACACTCTCCGGCTCATCGAATGATCGGCATACCGGTCGATCACGCCGATCGGATACCGAAATCTCGCAATTGCGATTGGACGTCCAGGCGGTGATCGATGAATTGCCGGCCGATTGGCAGCACATTGTCGAACTACGCAAAACATTCTCGATCACCGAGATCGCGGAACAGATAGGTGTCGCACGAACGACTATTTCCGCGCGTTTCCAGAAGATCCGGGAGCGTTTCGCAGAGGCTGGTCTGGCCGATTATTTCCAAGCCACTTCGTCGGCTCGAACGTGA
- a CDS encoding helix-turn-helix domain-containing protein, with protein MTPQKFGAQIRIRRLENHLELPQLAEQLWISPQHLASLEHGEFEEGDDDLIEKLDDILDSPPWDRLAFDGFRQLFPERSTPADLAFVAAFPTPVKNSPLFFSPRDQTCPPLSQC; from the coding sequence ATGACCCCGCAAAAGTTTGGTGCCCAAATCCGCATTCGTCGACTTGAAAATCACCTCGAGCTGCCCCAGCTCGCCGAGCAACTTTGGATTTCGCCTCAGCACCTGGCCTCGCTGGAACATGGTGAGTTTGAGGAAGGCGATGACGACCTGATTGAGAAACTGGACGACATTCTCGATTCCCCGCCGTGGGATCGCCTGGCCTTCGATGGCTTCCGACAACTTTTCCCCGAACGATCAACGCCTGCGGATCTGGCGTTCGTCGCTGCATTCCCAACTCCAGTCAAGAATTCACCGCTTTTCTTTTCGCCGCGTGACCAAACGTGTCCACCCCTATCGCAATGCTAG
- a CDS encoding recombinase family protein has translation MKKTETKKTIRCAIYTRKSTEEGLDQEFNSLDAQRASAENFIASQASEGWVALPTQYDDGGFTGGNMDRPALKQMMADIDRGKIDCVVVYKVDRLSRSLLDFSRMMDEFEQKKVSFVSVTQQFNTTCSMGRLTLNILLSFAQFEREIISERTRDKIAAARRRGKWSGGMPVLGYTVPEGSTKLVVDPLEAERVRAIFDLYLERKSLLGVVAELDRRCWVAKQWTTRKGTQRGGRPFCKTSLHRLLTNVTYLGKLRYKDEIHEGEHDAIVDEDVWKKVQALMNRNGRSGGGEVKNKFGALLRGLLRCKPCDCTMIPSHSTKPNGKRYRYYVCAMALKRGWANCPTKSVPAGEIERFVVDQIRCIGRDSDLARKVMEQAEVESRTQIAALANEEHLLLKNLSLWQTQLGEVLRKLPAMGEDSVMLGILADLQDRIREGEKRLTTIRIESDQLARSKVDPDSATETLAHFDDLWQSLVPREQTELIQMLIQSIEYDGEAGKISIAFHPSGIGVIEQRLLAGPTE, from the coding sequence ATGAAAAAGACCGAAACCAAGAAAACGATCCGCTGCGCGATCTACACGCGGAAGTCGACTGAAGAAGGACTCGACCAGGAGTTCAACTCGCTCGATGCCCAACGTGCGTCGGCCGAGAATTTCATTGCTAGTCAAGCAAGTGAAGGTTGGGTCGCACTGCCGACTCAATACGACGACGGCGGTTTCACCGGCGGGAACATGGACCGGCCGGCGCTCAAACAGATGATGGCAGACATCGACCGGGGCAAGATCGATTGTGTGGTCGTCTATAAAGTCGACCGTCTTAGTCGATCGCTGCTCGACTTCTCTCGCATGATGGATGAGTTCGAACAAAAGAAGGTGTCATTCGTTTCGGTCACTCAGCAGTTCAACACGACCTGCAGCATGGGACGACTGACGCTGAACATTCTACTCTCGTTCGCCCAGTTCGAACGCGAAATCATCTCGGAGCGAACGAGGGACAAGATCGCCGCTGCGCGTCGCCGAGGCAAATGGTCGGGCGGGATGCCAGTGCTTGGTTACACGGTCCCGGAAGGCTCAACCAAGCTGGTGGTCGATCCATTGGAGGCCGAGCGTGTGCGAGCCATCTTCGATCTGTACCTCGAACGCAAGTCATTGCTGGGAGTCGTCGCAGAACTGGATCGCCGCTGCTGGGTTGCCAAACAATGGACAACTCGCAAGGGCACCCAGCGTGGAGGCCGGCCGTTCTGCAAGACGAGTTTGCATCGCCTGCTGACGAACGTGACCTACCTCGGGAAGCTGAGGTACAAGGACGAGATCCACGAGGGCGAACACGATGCGATCGTCGACGAGGATGTCTGGAAGAAGGTGCAGGCCTTGATGAACCGCAACGGACGATCCGGCGGCGGCGAAGTGAAAAACAAGTTCGGTGCATTGCTACGCGGACTGCTTCGCTGCAAGCCCTGCGATTGCACTATGATTCCATCGCATTCGACGAAGCCAAATGGCAAACGATATCGGTACTACGTTTGCGCCATGGCACTAAAACGAGGCTGGGCGAATTGCCCAACCAAGTCGGTGCCGGCTGGCGAGATCGAACGCTTCGTCGTCGACCAGATTCGTTGCATCGGCCGCGATTCGGATCTTGCTCGAAAGGTGATGGAACAAGCCGAAGTCGAATCGCGAACGCAGATTGCCGCGTTGGCCAATGAGGAACATCTGCTGCTGAAGAATCTCAGCCTCTGGCAAACACAGCTCGGTGAAGTTCTCCGCAAGCTGCCAGCGATGGGCGAGGATTCGGTGATGCTAGGAATCCTGGCCGATCTGCAAGACCGAATCCGTGAAGGAGAAAAGCGACTGACCACGATTCGGATTGAATCGGATCAACTGGCCCGATCCAAAGTCGATCCTGATTCGGCGACCGAGACGTTAGCGCACTTCGATGATCTCTGGCAATCGCTTGTCCCCAGAGAACAAACCGAGTTGATTCAGATGCTGATCCAATCGATCGAGTACGACGGCGAGGCCGGAAAGATCTCGATCGCGTTTCATCCTTCAGGAATTGGTGTGATTGAACAACGATTGCTTGCGGGGCCTACCGAATGA
- a CDS encoding DUF2924 domain-containing protein, with translation MALNVTREVRKMEKCSVRDLRKQYAEVFGEATNASNKDWLIKRIAWRMQSNKEGDISKRARQRALEIACDSDVRMSPPPEMPKPKPPPDRKLTEEFRPSIDKRLPPPGNLITRKYKGQLHICKVRQDGFEYDGEFYKSLTAVAKAITGQHCSGYAFFNIQKADS, from the coding sequence ATGGCACTCAACGTGACCAGGGAGGTTCGGAAGATGGAGAAATGCTCCGTCCGCGACCTTCGCAAACAGTACGCCGAAGTCTTCGGCGAAGCGACCAATGCGTCCAACAAAGATTGGCTGATTAAGCGTATCGCTTGGCGGATGCAATCGAACAAAGAAGGCGACATTTCCAAGCGGGCTCGGCAGCGAGCGTTGGAGATCGCATGCGATTCTGACGTGCGGATGTCACCTCCGCCGGAAATGCCCAAGCCGAAGCCTCCACCGGACCGCAAGTTGACGGAGGAATTCAGACCGTCGATCGACAAGCGTCTTCCGCCACCCGGAAACCTCATCACACGCAAATACAAGGGGCAACTCCATATCTGCAAAGTTCGTCAAGACGGCTTTGAGTACGACGGCGAATTCTACAAGTCACTGACCGCAGTGGCTAAAGCGATCACTGGCCAGCACTGCAGCGGCTACGCATTCTTCAACATCCAAAAGGCGGACTCATGA